A region from the Lolium perenne isolate Kyuss_39 chromosome 4, Kyuss_2.0, whole genome shotgun sequence genome encodes:
- the LOC127347470 gene encoding dehydration-responsive element-binding protein 1H-like codes for MGARLLRWVLAQAEIGRKSRRSSGDEVTEKSMASGARPLLAVPSAVADLATVHGAAVEAVEDFQRREAASGPLAAEEPISSDSSAASTHDNGGSLRTSEPPAHGVLDDSDMFRLDLFREIDLGSYYMSLAEALLKDPPPLATANSSSWDNEDCGDGAADFSLWSYYLVSITFPRRFYTLL; via the exons ATGGGTGCGAGGCTGCTTCGTTGGGTCCTGGCGCAGGCAGAGATAGGGAGGAAGAGCAGGAGAAGCAGCGGGGATGAGGTCACAGAGAAATCCATGGCGAGTGGTGCCAGGCCT CTTCTCGCTGTGCCGTCCGCtgtcgccgacctcgccaccgtccACGGTGCCGCCGTCGAGGCCGTCGAGGACTTCCAGCGCCGGGAGGCCGCCAGCGGCCCTCTCGCCGCCGAGGAGCCCATCTCCAGCGATTCTTCGGCAGCATCCACGCATGACAATGGCGGTTCGTTGAGGACATCGGAACCTCCCGCCCATGGAGTGCTCGATGACAGCGATATGTTCAGGCTTGACTTATTCCGGGAAATTGACCTGGGCTCGTACTACATGAGCCTGGCGGAGGCCCTGCTCAAGGACCCGCCGCCGCTGGCCACCGCCAACAGCTCGTCCTGGGACAACGAAGACTGCGGCGACGGTGCAGCCGATTTCTCGCTCTGGAGCTACTATCTAGTGTCGATAACTTTCCCCCGCAGATTCTATACTCTGCTTTGA
- the LOC127294825 gene encoding cytochrome P450 CYP94D108-like, with amino-acid sequence MLEDFLGHGIFNSDGEQWLWQRKAASYEFSKRSQRNFVVDAVRFEIVERLLPLLERAERDGQTVLDVQDVLERFAFDNICRVAFGEDPACLAEDGMAAPESAEFMEALNDAQNAIMARFMSPVKWLWRVKRVIGMEPERRMRSALATIHGYADKTIRERKEGGQPARRDDDFLSRFAAAGEHSDESLRDVVTNFILAGRDTTSSALTWFFWLASTRPDVEAKILREVRAARASSGGEGASATFSFDELREMHYLHAAITESMRLYPPVAGDTHSCKADDFLPDGTFVGKGWLMTYCAYAMARLESIWGEDCEEFRPERWLDEEGAFRLENPFKYPVFHAGPRMCLGKEMAYIQMKSIVACVLERFSFRYVGGEGHPKLIMSLTLRMGGGLPMEVKKRSG; translated from the coding sequence ATGCTCGAGGACTTCCTCGGCCACGGCATCTTCAACTCGGACGGCGAGCAGTGGCTGTGGCAGCGCAAGGCCGCCAGCTACGAGTTCAGCAAGCGCTCGCAAAGGAACTTTGTGGTGGACGCCGTCCGTTTCGAGATCGTCGAGCGGCTGCTACCGCTGCTCGAGCGGGCGGAGCGGGACGGGCAGACGGTGCTGGACGTGCAGGACGTCCTCGAGCGCTTCGCGTTCGACAACATATGCCGCGTAGCGTTCGGCGAGGACCCGGCTTGCCTCGCCGAGGACGGCATGGCCGCGCCGGAGAGCGCGGAGTTCATGGAAGCGTTGAACGACGCGCAGAACGCCATCATGGCCCGTTTCATGTCGCCCGTCAAGTGGCTGTGGCGTGTCAAGCGGGTGATCGGCATGGAGCCCGAGAGGCGGATGCGCTCGGCTCTGGCCACCATCCACGGGTACGCTGACAAGACCATCAGAGAGCGCAAGGAGGGAGGGCAGCCGGCGCGTAGGGACGACGACTTCCTGTCGCGGTTCGCCGCGGCTGGCGAGCACAGCGACGAGAGTCTCCGCGACGTGGTCACCAACTTCATCCTCGCCGGCCGCGACACCACCTCGTCCGCGCTCACCTGGTTCTTCTGGCTCGCGTCCACCCGGCCCGACGTGGAGGCCAAGATTCTGCGCGAGGTCCGCGCGGCGCGCGCGTCCTCCGGCGGCGAAGGCGCGTCGGCGACGTTCAGTTTCGACGAGCTGCGCGAGATGCACTACCTCCACGCGGCCATCACGGAGTCGATGCGGCTGTACCCGCCGGTGGCCGGCGACACGCACAGCTGCAAGGCGGACGACTTCCTCCCGGACGGCACGTTCGTCGGGAAAGGATGGCTGATGACATACTGCGCCTACGCGATGGCGCGGCTGGAGAGCATCTGGGGCGAGGACTGCGAGGAGTTCAGGCCGGAGCGGTGGCTGGACGAGGAGGGCGCGTTCCGGCTGGAGAACCCGTTCAAGTACCCGGTGTTCCACGCCGGGCCGAGGATGTGCCTCGGCAAGGAGATGGCCTACATACAGATGAAGTCCATCGTGGCGTGCGTGCTGGAGAGGTTCAGCTTCCGGTACGTTGGCGGCGAGGGGCATCCCAAGCTCATCATGTCGCTCACGCTGCGGATGGGAGGCGGCTTGCCGATGGAGGTCAAGAAACGAAGCGGCTAG